Genomic segment of Mercurialis annua linkage group LG6, ddMerAnnu1.2, whole genome shotgun sequence:
GAGAAGTTGTGTCATAATCCCATCGCAAAAAGGCAATATTTTATCCTCCAATGCCCTACAAATGTCACCTACCACACCAACTGTTACAGCACACACTTGATACTCTTCAAaattttgaagacccatttccAAATACTTATAGAACTCTGTCATATATTTTGCAAAGTCCGGCCCAGTAGCGTAGGCCAGGGCTCCAATTGAAAGCATAGCCTCCTCGTGCACAGTAGCACTTCTACAAGCAAACACCCTCAGAAAGAGACCCATGACCTGATCTGCATACTGCATGAACACATATTTTGTTGGTTCTGATGATCCTAGCTTCTGAATTATAACCTGTAAACATCCACAAAGAAGCCCTTGCAGTTCACTTTGCTTCTCTCTCTCATCAGACGAGAGCTTCTGGCCCTCGAGAGTGTTATGAAGCTCCATCATAATTACAGGGACTAATTGCAATACCATAGGTGCTGTTTCATCAGTCGAGCACCTGACAACTTCATTCAATGTCTCATACGCAGCAGTCCTTAAACGCGAATCCCCAGCATCTTCTCTATGAGTAACAGTGAGAAGTGCTTGAACAATTTCCTGAAAAAATGGAGTCAGGGGGGATGATGGGCCTGCCTCTTCATAGCCCTGGGCAAGAAAATAAAGGGCACCACAAGCCTTCTCTGCTACATTTGGAACATCTTTCATGCTCTGAAGCAGTACAGTGATAATTTGTTGGCAATTTGCCTGAGTGATTATGGGTGTATCCATAGTTGAACCGTGAAGAAATTCAAAGATTCTTCCAAGGGTCCATGCAGTAGTGTCCTTGACATGGTTATTTGGATCCTTTGTTAAGGCATTGAGCATGAAGTTCAAAGCAACATTAACAATAGGGGTTAACTTGTCAGGAGAAGGACCCTCCAAGATTGACCCAAAGGCATAAGTCGCTGCCTCTCTTTGCCGCCAATCTGGTTTGGTAATATTTTCTTCAATGAATGGCATGACAAGTGGGACGATATCATCTCCAACAGTTCGTGCAACCAAACCAAGACATGTACCCCCAGCCATTGCAATATTCCATGCTCCCTCATCTTGATCCTGGTCCTCCTCTTGCTTAAGGAGAGTCTCCAACAGCATTGGAACAAGAGCAGGGAGTGCCTGCTTGATAAAATAGAAACAAGGAATATCGGAGTCCCCAGTGAAATCACCCCCATATTCTTCCAAGATGTCTATCTCCTCATCACAAATTGAACTCCAAAACTCAATTGCTTGAAGAGCAACAGGCTCCTCATCTTCCCTCACAGCCTTTGCAGTAATTCCAAAAATATCTTGGATATAAGGAGCTAATTTATCATAGTAAGTAGATGAAATGGAGACCAAACACTCAAAAGCAGCCTGGCGTATCTTCACTTCTGGAGACAAAGTTGCCTCACATGCTATCCTCATAATATAATCACGCTCCATATCATTGCTAAAATTAGCTTGTGCAAAACTTAGTGCATTATATAATGCTCGGGTTGCAGCAAGCCTAACATCATTGTTTCCTTCAGATGCATTCATTCCCTGAACTACTGCTGTAAGTATCTTATTCACAT
This window contains:
- the LOC126686434 gene encoding importin subunit beta-1, yielding MAMEVTQVLLNAQSIDGNVRKHAEESLKQFQEQNLPSFLLSLSSELANDEKPVDSRKLAGLILKNALDAKEQHRKLELVQRWLSLDNNVKGQIKAFLLKTLSSPAADARSTASQVIAKVAGIELPQKQWPELVGSLLSNIHQLPAHVKQATLETLGYLCEEVSPDVVDQDHVNKILTAVVQGMNASEGNNDVRLAATRALYNALSFAQANFSNDMERDYIMRIACEATLSPEVKIRQAAFECLVSISSTYYDKLAPYIQDIFGITAKAVREDEEPVALQAIEFWSSICDEEIDILEEYGGDFTGDSDIPCFYFIKQALPALVPMLLETLLKQEEDQDQDEGAWNIAMAGGTCLGLVARTVGDDIVPLVMPFIEENITKPDWRQREAATYAFGSILEGPSPDKLTPIVNVALNFMLNALTKDPNNHVKDTTAWTLGRIFEFLHGSTMDTPIITQANCQQIITVLLQSMKDVPNVAEKACGALYFLAQGYEEAGPSSPLTPFFQEIVQALLTVTHREDAGDSRLRTAAYETLNEVVRCSTDETAPMVLQLVPVIMMELHNTLEGQKLSSDEREKQSELQGLLCGCLQVIIQKLGSSEPTKYVFMQYADQVMGLFLRVFACRSATVHEEAMLSIGALAYATGPDFAKYMTEFYKYLEMGLQNFEEYQVCAVTVGVVGDICRALEDKILPFCDGIMTQLLKDLSSNQLHRSVKPPIFSCFGDIALAIGENFEKYLMYAMPMLQSAAELSAHTAGADDEMTEYTNSLRNGILEAYSGILQGFKNSPKTQLLIPYAPHILQFLDSMYMEKDMDDVVMKTAIGVLGDLADTLGSNACSLIQQSLSSKDFLNECLSSEDHMIKESAEWAKLAISRAISV